In 'Nostoc azollae' 0708, the following are encoded in one genomic region:
- a CDS encoding response regulator transcription factor: MDTLPMTTPKIMIVDDDFSVRNLVYRFLSRKYRIESAADGKSAMALFEQFNPALVILDWNLPDVNGYKLCQEMQSRTNVLVLILTSRNDEADKISVLAAGADDFMTKPFSLAEVEVRVEALLRRIRYIHPSQSQRLVFKQLAINPEGREVTLNDKPLALTALEFNILHFLASHPGQAWSRPQLIQKIWGCDYVGDGRVVDVHIGQLRKKMEVDSSTPEFIKTVRGYGYKFEPPEGSKV, from the coding sequence ATGGATACGCTTCCCATGACTACCCCTAAGATTATGATTGTCGATGACGATTTCAGTGTCAGAAATCTCGTCTATCGGTTTCTCAGTCGAAAATATCGAATAGAATCGGCCGCAGATGGTAAGAGTGCTATGGCATTATTTGAACAATTCAATCCAGCTTTGGTAATTCTGGATTGGAATTTACCAGATGTTAATGGCTATAAACTCTGTCAAGAAATGCAAAGTCGTACAAATGTTTTAGTTTTGATACTTACTAGCCGGAATGATGAGGCTGATAAAATTAGCGTTTTGGCAGCAGGTGCAGATGATTTCATGACTAAACCATTTAGCTTAGCAGAAGTAGAAGTTAGAGTAGAAGCACTTTTAAGACGAATTCGTTACATCCACCCTAGTCAATCACAACGCCTTGTTTTTAAACAACTGGCAATTAACCCAGAAGGTCGAGAAGTGACACTAAACGATAAACCTTTAGCCTTAACTGCTTTAGAGTTTAATATCTTACATTTTTTAGCCAGTCATCCCGGTCAAGCTTGGAGTCGTCCGCAACTAATCCAAAAAATTTGGGGTTGTGATTATGTGGGAGATGGACGAGTTGTAGATGTGCATATTGGTCAGCTGCGTAAAAAAATGGAAGTTGACTCTAGTACACCAGAATTTATCAAAACAGTACGGGGTTATGGTTACAAGTTTGAACCACCGGAAGGCTCTAAAGTTTAA
- a CDS encoding rhodanese-like domain-containing protein: protein MANNLMSGIIAQQPPIEAESDVHVVKSRLEWGEPAFTILDVRDRSIYNEGHIMGAMSMPIDELTERAAISLDTSRDIYIYGTNDGQTTQAAQILRSAGFKNVSQLKGGFGAWKAIGGATEGIIESRTPAAADDYNVVSRIQNHIETQQK from the coding sequence ATGGCTAACAATCTCATGAGTGGCATTATTGCCCAACAGCCACCAATAGAGGCTGAGTCTGATGTTCATGTAGTTAAGTCTCGCCTGGAATGGGGTGAACCAGCGTTCACAATTTTGGATGTGCGCGATCGCTCAATCTATAATGAAGGTCATATTATGGGAGCAATGTCTATGCCCATAGATGAACTAACAGAGCGTGCAGCAATATCTTTAGATACCAGCCGCGATATTTACATTTACGGCACTAATGATGGACAAACTACTCAAGCTGCCCAAATATTACGTTCCGCTGGATTTAAAAATGTATCTCAACTCAAAGGTGGCTTTGGTGCATGGAAAGCGATTGGTGGCGCAACAGAAGGAATTATAGAATCAAGAACTCCCGCAGCTGCAGATGATTACAATGTTGTCTCCCGCATTCAAAATCATATAGAGACTCAGCAGAAGTGA